The Hymenobacter oligotrophus genome has a window encoding:
- the cmk gene encoding (d)CMP kinase — MKNIVIAIDGYSSCGKSTTAKAVAAELGYAYIDTGAMYRGVTLYLLEHNIAFEDLPRVEEALHNMQITFKRNRRTGRNELCLDGVIREDEIRQMRISNAVSEVSVIPAVRHAMVRQQQRMARKRGVVMDGRDIGTTVFPDAEVKIFMTADVHTRAMRRQVELATKGEQVSLDDIVQNLQKRDYLDSTRAESPLRRAADAVLLDTSHITIDEQVDFVLERVSSVLVDGLRAAEIG, encoded by the coding sequence ATGAAAAACATCGTCATAGCCATCGACGGCTACTCTTCCTGCGGCAAAAGCACTACGGCCAAAGCCGTTGCCGCCGAACTTGGCTATGCTTACATCGACACCGGGGCCATGTACCGCGGGGTCACGCTTTACCTGCTCGAGCACAACATCGCGTTCGAGGACTTGCCGCGGGTGGAGGAAGCCCTCCACAATATGCAGATTACCTTCAAGCGGAACCGCCGCACGGGGCGCAACGAACTGTGCCTCGACGGCGTCATCCGGGAGGATGAAATCCGCCAGATGCGCATTTCCAACGCTGTAAGCGAAGTGTCGGTTATTCCGGCCGTGCGCCACGCCATGGTGCGCCAGCAGCAGCGCATGGCCCGCAAGCGCGGCGTGGTAATGGATGGCCGCGACATTGGCACCACCGTGTTTCCCGACGCCGAGGTGAAAATCTTCATGACCGCCGACGTGCACACCCGCGCCATGCGCCGGCAAGTGGAGCTGGCCACCAAAGGCGAGCAAGTATCGCTCGACGACATTGTCCAGAACTTGCAGAAGCGCGACTACCTCGATTCGACGCGTGCCGAAAGCCCCTTGCGCCGCGCAGCCGATGCCGTGCTGCTCGACACCTCGCACATTACAATTGATGAGCAGGTGGATTTCGTCCTGGAGCGCGTATCCTCCGTATTGGTGGATGGGTTGCGGGCCGCCGAAATCGGCTGA
- a CDS encoding 4-hydroxy-3-methylbut-2-enyl diphosphate reductase, which translates to MNVTIDKNSGYCFGVEYAIQMAEDELGHSAELYCLGDIVHNRMEVERLHQQGLRVIDREQLGQLHDCKVLIRAHGEPPETYQLALRNNIELIDASCPVVLKLQNRVKHAFDATTRQNGQIVLYGQPGHAEVTGLNGQTGNRAIVVMTEQDLDQIDFRRPVTLFSQTTKSTAGFYRMKQMMEERIAAAGGDLTTFDANDSICRQVSNREPQLRKFAHEHDVVVFVSGRKSSNGKALFGVVNHENPRSYFVENEQELQDDWFEGATSVGICGATSTPMWLMQRVADRIAEVGEAVA; encoded by the coding sequence ATGAACGTCACCATCGATAAGAATTCCGGGTACTGCTTCGGCGTGGAGTACGCCATTCAGATGGCCGAAGACGAGCTGGGCCACTCCGCGGAGCTGTACTGCTTGGGCGATATCGTGCATAACCGCATGGAGGTAGAGCGCCTGCACCAGCAGGGCCTGCGCGTGATTGACCGCGAACAGCTGGGTCAATTGCACGATTGCAAAGTGCTGATCCGGGCCCACGGCGAGCCGCCCGAAACCTATCAGCTGGCCCTGCGCAACAACATCGAGCTGATCGACGCCTCGTGCCCGGTGGTGCTGAAGCTGCAAAACCGCGTGAAGCACGCCTTCGACGCCACCACCCGCCAAAACGGGCAAATTGTGCTGTACGGCCAACCCGGCCACGCCGAGGTAACCGGCCTGAACGGCCAAACCGGCAACCGCGCCATTGTGGTGATGACCGAGCAAGACCTGGACCAGATCGACTTCCGGCGTCCGGTTACGCTTTTCAGCCAAACCACCAAGAGTACCGCGGGCTTTTACCGCATGAAGCAGATGATGGAGGAGCGCATTGCCGCTGCTGGTGGCGACCTAACCACCTTCGACGCCAACGACTCCATTTGCCGGCAAGTATCGAACCGCGAGCCGCAGCTGCGCAAGTTCGCGCACGAGCACGACGTGGTGGTGTTTGTGAGCGGCCGCAAAAGCTCCAACGGCAAAGCCCTGTTTGGGGTAGTCAACCACGAAAACCCGCGCAGCTACTTCGTAGAAAACGAGCAGGAGCTGCAAGACGATTGGTTTGAGGGCGCCACCTCGGTGGGCATTTGCGGCGCCACCAGCACGCCCATGTGGCTGATGCAGCGCGTGGCCGACCGCATTGCCGAAGTGGGCGAAGCC